A stretch of the Agromyces larvae genome encodes the following:
- a CDS encoding TIGR03842 family LLM class F420-dependent oxidoreductase encodes MEFGAVLQTNPPAARTVQLAKLAEAHGFSHVWTFDSHLLWQEPYVIYSQILDQTKHIKVGPFVTNPATRDWTVTASIFATLNEMYGNRTVCGIGRGDSAVRVTNGKPTTMAELRESIHVIRELANSRPVEHKGSTLQFPWSKGSELEVWVAAYGPMALKLTGEVGDGYILQLADVDIAKWMIQTVRDAAEQAGRDPMSIKFCVAAPFYIGDDWAHMRDQCRWFGGMVGNHVADIVAKYGPSTGSGTGDVPEALTAYIEGRTGYDYNTHGRAENDHVDFVPDEIVDRFCLLGTASDHIAKLQQLAELGVDQFAGYLQHDNKEETLRVYGETVIPAMTEHLRAKS; translated from the coding sequence ATGGAATTCGGCGCCGTCCTCCAGACGAACCCGCCCGCCGCACGCACCGTGCAGCTCGCGAAGCTCGCCGAGGCGCACGGGTTCAGCCATGTCTGGACCTTCGACTCGCATCTGCTCTGGCAGGAGCCGTACGTCATCTACAGCCAGATCCTCGATCAGACCAAGCACATCAAGGTCGGTCCGTTCGTGACGAACCCGGCCACGCGCGACTGGACGGTGACCGCGTCGATCTTCGCGACCCTGAACGAGATGTACGGCAACCGCACGGTCTGCGGCATCGGCCGCGGCGATTCGGCGGTGCGCGTGACCAACGGCAAGCCGACGACGATGGCCGAGCTGCGCGAGTCGATCCACGTGATCCGCGAACTCGCGAACTCGCGACCGGTCGAGCACAAGGGCTCGACGCTGCAGTTCCCGTGGTCGAAGGGCTCGGAGCTCGAGGTCTGGGTCGCCGCCTACGGCCCGATGGCGCTGAAGCTCACGGGCGAGGTCGGTGACGGCTACATCCTGCAGCTCGCGGACGTCGACATCGCGAAGTGGATGATCCAGACGGTGCGGGATGCCGCGGAGCAGGCCGGCCGCGACCCGATGTCGATCAAGTTCTGCGTCGCGGCGCCGTTCTACATCGGCGACGACTGGGCGCACATGCGCGACCAGTGCCGGTGGTTCGGCGGCATGGTCGGCAACCACGTCGCCGACATCGTTGCGAAATACGGCCCTTCGACGGGTTCAGGGACCGGCGACGTGCCCGAGGCGCTGACCGCGTACATCGAGGGGCGCACCGGGTACGACTACAACACCCACGGGCGCGCCGAGAACGACCACGTCGACTTCGTGCCCGACGAGATCGTCGACCGGTTCTGTCTGCTCGGCACGGCGTCCGACCACATCGCGAAGCTGCAGCAGCTCGCCGAGCTCGGCGTCGACCAGTTCGCCGGATACCTCCAGCACGACAATAAGGAGGAGACGCTTCGCGTCTACGGCGAGACGGTCATCCCCGCGATGACCGAGCACCTGAGGGCGAAGTCATGA
- the hydA gene encoding dihydropyrimidinase, protein MTTTLISGGTVVSATGRVAADVLVDAERIVAVLEPGSELLGSDVATSVDRVIDATGKYVIPGGIDAHTHMQLPFGGTEASDTFETGTRAAAHGGTTSIVDFAVQTYGQRVEDGLAAWHEKAAGNCAIDYGFHQIIGDVNEASLDAMRKLPDEGITSFKLFMAYPGVFYSDDAQILKAMQVSRDTGMLTLMHAENGPAIDVLAAQLVEQGKTDPYYHGIARAWEMEEEATHRAIMLAKLTGAPLYVVHVSAKQAVEQLAWARDKGQNVYGETCPQYLYLSLEEQLGASSDQWGAFEGAKWVCSTPLRSRAEGHQDSMWQALRTNDLQMVSTDHCPFCMKDQKELGLGDFRKIPNGIGSIEHRMDLMYQGVVTGEITLERWVELTSTTPARMFGLYGRKGVIQPGADADIVVYDPNGHTSIGYGKTHHMNMDHSAWEGFEVDGHVDTVISRGKVVVDGNEYLGAKGDGKFLKRGLSQYLI, encoded by the coding sequence ATGACCACCACACTCATCTCCGGCGGCACCGTCGTCAGCGCCACGGGCCGCGTCGCCGCCGACGTGCTCGTCGACGCCGAGCGCATCGTCGCGGTGCTCGAGCCGGGCAGCGAACTGCTCGGGTCGGATGTCGCGACCTCCGTCGACCGCGTCATCGACGCGACCGGCAAGTACGTGATCCCCGGCGGCATCGACGCGCACACGCACATGCAGCTGCCGTTCGGCGGCACCGAGGCATCCGACACCTTCGAAACCGGAACCCGCGCGGCCGCGCACGGCGGCACGACCAGCATCGTCGACTTCGCGGTGCAGACCTACGGTCAACGCGTCGAAGACGGGCTGGCCGCCTGGCACGAGAAGGCCGCCGGCAACTGCGCGATCGACTACGGGTTCCACCAGATCATCGGCGACGTGAACGAGGCCTCGCTCGACGCGATGCGGAAGCTGCCCGACGAGGGCATCACCAGCTTCAAGCTCTTCATGGCCTACCCCGGTGTCTTCTACTCGGATGACGCGCAGATCCTGAAGGCGATGCAGGTGTCGCGCGACACCGGCATGCTCACGTTGATGCACGCCGAGAACGGGCCCGCGATCGACGTGCTCGCCGCACAGCTCGTCGAGCAGGGCAAGACCGACCCGTACTACCACGGCATCGCCCGCGCCTGGGAGATGGAGGAGGAGGCGACGCACCGCGCGATCATGCTCGCGAAACTCACCGGCGCACCGCTGTACGTCGTGCACGTGTCGGCGAAGCAGGCGGTGGAGCAGCTCGCCTGGGCGCGCGACAAGGGGCAGAACGTCTACGGCGAGACCTGCCCGCAGTACCTGTACCTCTCGCTCGAGGAGCAGCTCGGGGCATCCAGCGACCAGTGGGGCGCCTTCGAGGGCGCGAAGTGGGTGTGCTCGACGCCGCTGCGCTCGCGAGCAGAGGGCCACCAGGACTCGATGTGGCAGGCGCTGCGCACCAACGACCTGCAGATGGTGTCGACCGACCACTGCCCGTTCTGCATGAAAGACCAGAAGGAGCTCGGGCTCGGCGACTTCCGCAAGATCCCGAACGGCATCGGCTCGATCGAGCACCGCATGGACCTCATGTACCAGGGCGTCGTGACCGGCGAGATCACGCTCGAACGCTGGGTGGAGCTCACCTCGACGACCCCGGCGCGCATGTTCGGCCTGTACGGGCGCAAGGGCGTGATCCAGCCGGGCGCCGACGCCGACATCGTCGTGTACGACCCGAACGGGCACACCTCGATCGGGTACGGGAAGACCCACCACATGAACATGGACCACTCGGCGTGGGAGGGCTTCGAGGTCGACGGGCACGTCGACACGGTCATCTCGCGGGGCAAGGTCGTCGTCGACGGGAACGAGTACCTCGGCGCCAAGGGCGACGGGAAGTTCCTGAAGCGCGGCCTGTCGCAGTACCTGATCTGA
- a CDS encoding nitrilase-related carbon-nitrogen hydrolase, translated as MTIVRAAITQTTWTGDKDSMLDKHEQFARDAAAQGAQVICFQELFYGPYFGITEDVKYYDYAEPADGPIVQRFAALAKELGMVMVLPIYEEEQPGVYYNTAVVVDADGTILGRYRKHHIPNLDKFWEKFYFRPGNLGYPVFQTAVGPIGVYICYDRHFPEGWRELGLNGAQIVFNPNATKPGLSNRLWEIEQPAAAAANGYFIGAANRVGLEDNEYGDLAVNFYGKSQFVDPQGNIVGDYGSETSEEVVVRDLDLDMIRQVRNAWQFYRDRRPESYTSIPKP; from the coding sequence ATGACGATCGTCCGAGCGGCCATCACGCAGACGACCTGGACCGGCGACAAGGACTCGATGCTCGACAAGCACGAGCAGTTCGCGCGAGACGCCGCCGCGCAGGGCGCCCAGGTCATCTGCTTCCAGGAGCTGTTCTACGGGCCGTACTTCGGCATCACCGAGGACGTGAAGTACTACGACTACGCCGAGCCGGCCGACGGCCCCATCGTGCAGCGCTTCGCCGCGCTCGCGAAGGAGCTCGGCATGGTCATGGTGCTGCCCATCTACGAGGAGGAGCAGCCCGGCGTCTACTACAACACCGCGGTCGTCGTCGACGCCGACGGCACCATCCTCGGCAGATACCGCAAGCACCACATCCCGAACCTCGACAAGTTCTGGGAGAAGTTCTACTTCCGCCCCGGCAACCTCGGCTATCCGGTGTTCCAGACCGCGGTCGGGCCGATCGGCGTGTACATCTGCTACGACCGGCACTTCCCCGAGGGGTGGCGCGAGTTGGGCCTGAACGGCGCGCAGATCGTGTTCAACCCGAACGCGACCAAGCCCGGCCTGTCGAACCGGCTGTGGGAGATCGAGCAGCCCGCCGCGGCCGCCGCGAACGGCTACTTCATCGGCGCCGCGAACCGGGTCGGCCTCGAAGACAACGAGTACGGCGACCTCGCCGTGAACTTCTACGGCAAGAGCCAGTTCGTCGACCCGCAGGGCAACATCGTCGGCGACTACGGCTCCGAGACCTCCGAAGAGGTCGTCGTGCGCGACCTCGACCTCGACATGATCCGCCAGGTGCGCAACGCCTGGCAGTTCTACCGCGACCGCCGCCCCGAGTCGTACACGTCCATCCCGAAGCCGTAG
- a CDS encoding aminotransferase class I/II-fold pyridoxal phosphate-dependent enzyme produces the protein MQNGIEIDGGSPSDIAASIARLITDGQLAPGERLPTVRALAAQLGVSPATVSQAWQALSRAGLIVSRGRAGSFVRRADASWLPPRTQGLAGHLGPTRLDLSRGTPDPLLLPRLGRALARVSAIADTPSYHDLPVIPELERVLRDGWPYEAEAITVVDGALDAVSRALEASVRFGDRVAVEVPGFPPFFDLLDALGASRVPVAVDAEGVTPESLSAALGQKPRVVLLQPRAQNPTGASMTAGRAERLARLLATHPNGGDVLVIEDDHSGQISTSADVSLGRWLPDRVLHVRSFSKSHGPDLRIAAIGGPAQVVDPIVARRMLGPGWTSRMLQRILVDLLTDGESMDEVAEATRQYYARQRALAAALEGFGVEPTRSDGINTWLPVHDERSALVQLAAAGIRVAPGSPFLAADGGAGGSAFVPGAFVRVTVGMMREDASGVAAALAAAALPHPPGVYSLEHRWA, from the coding sequence GTGCAGAACGGGATCGAGATCGACGGCGGGTCGCCGAGCGACATCGCCGCGTCGATCGCGCGGCTCATCACCGACGGGCAGCTCGCTCCGGGCGAACGGCTGCCCACCGTGCGGGCCCTCGCCGCGCAGCTCGGCGTCAGCCCGGCGACGGTCAGCCAGGCCTGGCAGGCGCTGTCTCGCGCCGGGCTCATCGTGTCGCGCGGGCGGGCCGGCTCCTTCGTCAGGCGAGCGGATGCCTCGTGGCTGCCGCCGCGCACGCAGGGGCTCGCCGGCCACCTGGGCCCGACCCGGCTCGACCTCTCGCGCGGCACCCCCGACCCCCTGCTGCTGCCGCGCCTCGGCCGCGCGCTCGCCCGGGTGTCGGCGATCGCCGACACCCCGAGCTACCACGACCTGCCCGTCATCCCCGAACTCGAACGCGTGCTGCGAGACGGCTGGCCGTACGAGGCCGAGGCGATCACCGTGGTGGACGGCGCGCTCGATGCGGTGAGCCGCGCGCTCGAGGCATCCGTGCGCTTCGGCGACCGCGTCGCCGTCGAGGTACCCGGGTTCCCGCCGTTCTTCGACCTGCTCGACGCGCTCGGCGCGAGCCGGGTGCCGGTCGCGGTCGATGCCGAGGGCGTGACGCCCGAGTCGCTCTCGGCCGCGCTCGGGCAGAAGCCCCGGGTCGTGCTGCTGCAGCCGCGCGCCCAGAACCCGACCGGCGCATCGATGACGGCCGGACGCGCCGAGCGGCTCGCCCGCCTGCTCGCGACCCACCCCAACGGCGGCGACGTGCTCGTCATCGAGGACGACCATTCGGGGCAGATCTCGACGTCGGCCGACGTCAGCCTCGGCCGCTGGCTGCCCGACCGGGTGCTGCACGTGCGCAGCTTCTCGAAGTCGCACGGCCCCGACCTGCGGATCGCGGCCATCGGCGGCCCGGCCCAGGTCGTCGACCCGATCGTCGCGCGCCGGATGCTCGGGCCCGGGTGGACGTCGCGCATGCTGCAGCGGATCCTCGTCGACCTGCTCACCGACGGCGAGTCGATGGACGAGGTCGCCGAGGCGACCCGGCAGTACTACGCCAGGCAGCGCGCGCTGGCTGCGGCGCTCGAGGGGTTCGGCGTCGAGCCGACCCGGTCCGACGGCATCAACACCTGGCTGCCCGTGCACGACGAGCGATCGGCGCTCGTGCAGCTCGCGGCGGCGGGGATCCGCGTCGCGCCCGGCTCGCCGTTCCTCGCAGCGGACGGCGGCGCGGGCGGTAGCGCGTTCGTGCCCGGCGCGTTCGTGCGCGTCACGGTGGGCATGATGCGCGAGGATGCCTCCGGCGTCGCCGCCGCCCTCGCCGCAGCCGCCCTGCCCCACCCGCCCGGCGTCTACTCCCTCGAGCACCGCTGGGCGTAG
- a CDS encoding ATP-binding protein, producing the protein MESFRSNPFRPGAGRVPPELAGRDVILGQVAGVMEQVIEASEGDRPIVISGLRGVGKTVLLNEFVRNATESRRWIAVKVEAIAGGSLRKTLAQALHLELRKLATPGEQIRDQVARLLRVFRSFQLTVDPAGTYSFGFTVEAMPGRADTGDFERDILDLFEELGLTARDLGMGVLVAIDELQDAPKTDLNGLNVALHTLGQAPRPVPIVFIGAGLPSLPSVLADATSYAERLYDYRHLGLLNDAETTTALTKPAEARGVEWEESALVAARRAIGGYPYFAQACGKHVWDARAVPDRITDDDARVGIELARDEVDRGLYQSRWDRATPAQRDMMKAMAKDKDRPSAIQDLVQRTGKSRTSDLSVSRNELIKNGHIYSPDRGYVAFTVPGMADFIARKHSD; encoded by the coding sequence ATGGAGTCGTTCAGGTCGAACCCGTTCCGCCCGGGCGCAGGTCGCGTCCCACCAGAACTCGCCGGCCGAGACGTCATCCTCGGGCAGGTCGCCGGTGTGATGGAACAGGTGATTGAAGCGTCCGAGGGTGACCGTCCGATCGTCATCTCCGGCCTTCGGGGCGTAGGCAAAACGGTGCTCCTGAACGAATTCGTCCGAAACGCGACGGAATCCCGTCGATGGATCGCCGTGAAGGTGGAAGCCATCGCGGGCGGCAGTCTCCGAAAGACGCTTGCGCAGGCGCTGCACTTGGAACTGCGAAAGCTCGCGACGCCCGGTGAGCAGATCCGAGATCAAGTGGCTCGCCTCCTCCGAGTCTTCCGGTCATTCCAGCTGACCGTCGACCCGGCCGGTACGTACTCGTTCGGGTTCACGGTCGAGGCGATGCCCGGTCGCGCGGACACCGGCGACTTCGAACGTGACATCCTCGACCTCTTCGAGGAACTGGGGCTCACGGCGAGGGATCTCGGCATGGGTGTTCTCGTAGCGATCGACGAACTGCAGGACGCACCGAAGACTGATCTCAACGGCCTGAATGTCGCATTGCACACGCTGGGCCAAGCTCCCCGGCCGGTGCCGATCGTGTTCATCGGTGCCGGCTTACCCTCGCTCCCGTCGGTACTCGCCGACGCGACGAGTTACGCCGAACGTCTGTACGACTATCGGCATCTCGGACTGCTGAATGATGCCGAGACCACGACGGCACTCACGAAACCGGCCGAAGCCCGGGGGGTTGAATGGGAGGAATCCGCGCTCGTGGCTGCGCGGCGAGCGATCGGCGGGTATCCATATTTCGCTCAGGCCTGCGGCAAGCATGTCTGGGACGCACGAGCAGTACCGGACCGCATCACGGACGACGACGCACGCGTCGGAATCGAACTCGCGCGCGACGAAGTCGACCGGGGGCTCTACCAATCGCGGTGGGACCGCGCCACACCTGCCCAGCGAGACATGATGAAGGCGATGGCGAAGGACAAGGATCGGCCATCCGCAATTCAGGACCTCGTCCAACGGACGGGGAAGTCGCGCACCAGCGACCTCTCGGTCTCGCGGAATGAACTCATCAAGAACGGGCACATCTACTCGCCCGACCGCGGGTACGTGGCGTTCACTGTCCCGGGCATGGCCGACTTCATCGCTCGGAAGCACTCGGACTGA
- a CDS encoding bifunctional lysylphosphatidylglycerol flippase/synthetase MprF, whose protein sequence is MTVTSEREPAATAAPARTIPRPIAFLARVPFTLALMATLLVVGIATGGLVRPITEADWYETFAYGAPSFADARWWTVVTGTFLVIAPWGYLILAVLVPLGVGWLEVRRGSGAAAAYFFGGQLISVIAGAVLIAGFAELGSSWAAGLVTQVDVGPSGGVMACLAAAAASLESPWRSRALLVLTAYVLVSVLFLGSIADVEHAVAVGTVLLMNARSFTKPTVREQRFVAFVAIVALTAVQVLAALVPTRGPFGATYAGGIDLFDVLLDTVIVVVVATGLRRGYRAAWVTTLVLATVNVLAGALAVFLIAHPELLGGLDSTLDAADPDDREGLAFAAATGFLWAVLLVWLLVCARAFRARLRRRLMGDRGADRPGTRLTETRHTVETTGGGVLSWMATWRDNRHYFGSPDTVVAYQTHQGVALVLGDPIAPPDRLGATLAEFIAAAEHAGFIVCVFGASAAARDAMPRGWHALQIAEDTIVDLPGLEFTGKRWGAVRTSLNRAEREGVRFRFASLATEPRSVRAQIGAISEQWVGDKGLPEMRFTLGSIDEALDPAVRMALAETSDGTIEGFLSWLPVYAPGGAPRGWTLDLMRRREGGFPPVMEFLIGSSALAFRDEGAQFLSLSGAPLAHSEELDDESSVERVLDRLGALLEPAYGFRSLHRFKQKFNPRAEPLYLLYGDGADLARIGVALVRAYLPDASVPQLVRAGLTMGG, encoded by the coding sequence ATGACCGTGACATCCGAACGCGAACCGGCGGCGACCGCCGCGCCCGCACGCACCATCCCGCGCCCGATCGCGTTTCTCGCCCGCGTGCCGTTCACGCTCGCGCTCATGGCGACACTGCTCGTCGTCGGCATCGCGACGGGCGGACTGGTGCGGCCGATCACGGAGGCCGACTGGTACGAGACGTTCGCCTACGGTGCGCCGTCGTTCGCCGACGCCCGATGGTGGACGGTCGTCACCGGCACGTTCCTCGTGATCGCGCCGTGGGGGTACCTCATCCTGGCCGTGCTCGTGCCGCTCGGGGTCGGATGGCTCGAGGTGCGCCGGGGCTCGGGTGCCGCGGCGGCCTACTTCTTCGGCGGGCAGCTGATCTCTGTCATCGCGGGTGCGGTGCTCATCGCCGGGTTCGCCGAGCTCGGCTCGAGCTGGGCCGCCGGGCTCGTCACCCAGGTCGACGTCGGCCCGTCGGGCGGGGTCATGGCGTGCCTGGCCGCGGCGGCTGCGAGCCTGGAGTCCCCGTGGCGCAGCCGGGCGCTGCTCGTGCTCACGGCGTACGTGCTGGTCAGCGTGCTGTTCCTCGGATCGATCGCCGACGTCGAGCACGCGGTCGCGGTCGGCACGGTCCTGCTCATGAACGCCCGGTCGTTCACCAAGCCGACCGTGCGGGAGCAGCGGTTCGTCGCGTTCGTCGCGATCGTCGCCCTCACCGCCGTGCAGGTGCTCGCCGCCCTCGTGCCCACGCGCGGCCCGTTCGGGGCGACCTACGCCGGCGGCATCGACCTGTTCGACGTGCTCCTCGACACCGTGATCGTGGTGGTCGTCGCGACCGGGCTGCGGCGCGGGTACCGGGCGGCATGGGTCACGACGCTGGTGCTCGCGACGGTGAACGTGCTCGCGGGCGCGCTCGCGGTGTTCCTCATCGCCCACCCCGAACTCCTCGGCGGCCTCGACAGCACGCTCGACGCGGCCGACCCCGACGATCGCGAGGGGCTCGCGTTCGCCGCCGCCACCGGATTCCTGTGGGCGGTGCTGCTGGTCTGGTTGCTCGTCTGCGCGCGGGCGTTCCGCGCGCGGTTGCGCCGGCGGCTGATGGGGGACCGCGGCGCCGATCGGCCGGGGACACGCCTCACGGAGACGCGCCACACCGTCGAGACGACCGGCGGCGGCGTGCTGTCGTGGATGGCCACCTGGCGCGACAACCGGCACTACTTCGGTTCGCCCGACACCGTCGTCGCCTACCAGACGCACCAGGGCGTGGCGCTCGTCCTCGGCGACCCGATCGCGCCCCCCGATCGGCTCGGGGCGACCCTCGCCGAGTTCATCGCCGCCGCCGAGCACGCGGGCTTCATCGTGTGCGTGTTCGGCGCGAGCGCCGCGGCTCGCGACGCGATGCCGCGCGGATGGCACGCGCTGCAGATCGCCGAGGACACCATCGTCGACCTGCCTGGCCTGGAGTTCACCGGCAAACGCTGGGGCGCGGTGCGCACGTCGCTGAACCGCGCCGAACGCGAGGGGGTGCGGTTCCGGTTCGCCTCGCTCGCGACCGAGCCGCGGTCGGTGCGGGCGCAGATCGGCGCGATCTCCGAGCAGTGGGTGGGTGACAAGGGCCTGCCCGAGATGCGCTTCACCCTCGGGTCGATCGATGAGGCGCTCGACCCCGCGGTGCGGATGGCGCTGGCCGAGACATCCGACGGCACCATCGAAGGGTTCCTGAGCTGGCTGCCCGTGTACGCACCCGGCGGCGCCCCGCGCGGGTGGACGCTCGATCTCATGCGTCGGCGCGAGGGCGGCTTCCCCCCGGTGATGGAGTTCCTGATCGGGTCGTCGGCGCTCGCGTTCCGCGACGAGGGCGCGCAGTTCCTGTCGCTCTCGGGCGCGCCGCTCGCGCACTCCGAGGAGCTCGACGACGAGTCATCCGTCGAGCGCGTGCTCGACCGACTGGGCGCGCTGCTCGAACCGGCCTATGGATTCCGCTCGCTGCACCGGTTCAAGCAGAAGTTCAACCCGCGCGCCGAACCGCTGTACCTGCTGTACGGCGACGGCGCCGATCTCGCGCGCATCGGCGTCGCGCTGGTGCGCGCGTACCTGCCCGATGCCTCGGTGCCGCAGCTCGTGCGCGCCGGGCTGACGATGGGCGGATAG